A genomic segment from Pseudoduganella chitinolytica encodes:
- a CDS encoding cyanophycin synthetase: protein MTKKKDIELLRVTYLRGPNIWTYRPVIEAWLDIGELENFPSNKLPGLTERLTALLPSLVEHRCGVGEVGGFIERLRDGTYAGHILEHVVLELQNLAGMRTGFGKTRQTAEGSGIYKMAFRTRQEQVGRRALVLGRELLMAAIEDRPFDLPAAVAELTDMVESLCLGPSTNNIVDAATDRKIPHIRLTDGNLVQLGHGTRQRRIWTAETDNTSAIAEGIASDKDMTKDILKACGVPVPEGALVTSADAAWEEAQDIGLPVAVKPYDGNHGRGVSLNLSTEADVRAAYDIAVLRGGSESVIVEKFIVGDEHRLLVVGRKVVAASKGESLWVTGDGKMTVQELVDTQINTDPRRGTTEEFPLNIVEPKKSQEVQLDLQRQGLSPDSVPEAGRKVLIQLNGNVANDVTDLVHPAVAEMAALAARAVGLDIAGIDLVVQDVSQPLESQGGAIIEVNASPGLLAHLKPAAGGTPRNVGAAIVDQLFAPEADGRIPIVGVSGTRHTALIARLTAWQLQVSGRYVGVACEEGVYLNGRKIARGPLSEWESGQRLLLNKNVESAVFANGNRMILTEGFAYDRCTVGVVTDTAGCDKLGEFYIDAPEKMFNVLRTQVDVVLPDGVAVLNAGDAQVALMAELCDGSVIFYGVDEHVEGIVTHRAGGGRAVFLHADGFVLANGADTVAVLPASCLPNDEEECREAVLAALATGWALGLSPDLIAAALRTFEWNTRRAA, encoded by the coding sequence ATGACAAAGAAGAAAGACATCGAACTTCTCCGTGTAACATACCTGCGCGGACCGAATATCTGGACCTACCGCCCGGTGATCGAAGCCTGGCTGGATATTGGCGAGCTGGAAAACTTCCCTTCGAATAAACTGCCGGGCCTGACGGAGCGGCTGACGGCCTTGCTGCCCAGCCTGGTGGAGCACCGCTGCGGCGTGGGCGAGGTCGGCGGCTTCATCGAGCGCCTGCGCGACGGCACCTATGCCGGCCACATCCTCGAGCACGTCGTGCTGGAGCTGCAGAACCTGGCGGGCATGCGCACGGGCTTCGGCAAGACGCGCCAGACGGCCGAAGGCAGCGGCATCTACAAGATGGCGTTCCGCACCCGCCAGGAGCAGGTGGGCCGGCGCGCCCTCGTGCTGGGCCGCGAGCTGCTGATGGCCGCCATCGAGGACCGCCCGTTCGACCTGCCGGCCGCCGTGGCCGAACTGACCGACATGGTGGAAAGCCTGTGCCTGGGCCCCAGCACCAACAACATCGTCGACGCGGCCACCGACCGCAAGATCCCGCACATCCGCCTGACCGACGGCAACCTGGTGCAGCTGGGCCACGGTACGCGCCAGCGCCGCATCTGGACGGCGGAGACGGACAACACGAGCGCGATCGCCGAGGGCATCGCCAGCGACAAGGACATGACGAAGGACATCCTGAAGGCCTGCGGCGTGCCCGTGCCGGAAGGGGCGCTCGTCACCAGCGCCGACGCCGCGTGGGAAGAAGCGCAGGACATCGGCCTGCCGGTCGCCGTCAAGCCGTACGACGGCAACCATGGCCGCGGCGTGTCGCTGAACCTGTCCACCGAAGCCGACGTGCGCGCCGCCTACGACATCGCGGTGCTGCGCGGCGGCAGCGAATCCGTCATCGTCGAAAAATTCATCGTCGGCGACGAGCACCGCCTGCTCGTGGTCGGTCGCAAGGTTGTCGCCGCGTCGAAAGGCGAGTCGCTGTGGGTCACGGGCGACGGCAAGATGACGGTGCAGGAGCTGGTCGACACGCAGATCAACACCGATCCGCGCCGCGGCACCACCGAGGAATTCCCCCTCAATATCGTCGAACCGAAAAAATCGCAGGAAGTGCAGCTGGACCTGCAGCGCCAGGGCTTGAGCCCGGACTCGGTGCCGGAAGCGGGCCGCAAGGTCCTGATCCAGCTGAACGGCAACGTCGCGAACGACGTGACGGACCTGGTGCACCCGGCCGTGGCCGAAATGGCCGCGCTGGCTGCCCGCGCCGTGGGCCTGGACATCGCCGGCATCGACCTGGTCGTGCAGGATGTCTCGCAACCGCTGGAAAGCCAGGGTGGCGCCATCATCGAAGTCAACGCCAGCCCGGGCTTGCTGGCCCACCTGAAGCCGGCCGCCGGCGGCACGCCCCGCAACGTGGGCGCGGCCATCGTCGACCAGCTGTTCGCACCGGAGGCCGACGGCCGGATTCCGATCGTCGGCGTATCGGGCACCCGCCACACGGCGCTGATCGCGCGCCTGACCGCCTGGCAGCTGCAGGTCTCCGGCCGCTACGTCGGCGTGGCGTGCGAAGAGGGCGTCTACCTGAACGGGCGCAAGATCGCCCGGGGCCCCCTGTCGGAATGGGAGTCGGGCCAGCGCCTGCTGCTGAACAAGAACGTGGAATCGGCGGTGTTCGCCAACGGCAACCGCATGATCCTGACCGAGGGCTTCGCCTACGACCGCTGCACCGTCGGCGTTGTCACCGACACGGCTGGCTGCGACAAGCTGGGCGAGTTCTACATCGATGCGCCCGAGAAGATGTTCAACGTGCTGCGCACGCAGGTCGACGTGGTGCTGCCCGATGGCGTGGCCGTGCTGAACGCGGGCGACGCGCAGGTGGCATTGATGGCCGAGCTGTGCGACGGCAGCGTCATCTTCTACGGCGTGGACGAACACGTGGAAGGCATCGTGACGCACCGCGCCGGGGGCGGCAGGGCCGTGTTCCTGCATGCCGACGGCTTCGTGCTGGCCAATGGCGCCGACACGGTCGCCGTGCTGCCCGCGAGCTGCCTGCCGAACGACGAAGAGGAGTGCCGCGAAGCCGTGCTGGCCGCGCTGGCCACCGGCTGGGCCCTGGGCCTGTCGCCGGACCTGATCGCTGCCGCGCTGCGCACCTTCGAGTGGAACACGCGCCGCGCCGCCTGA
- the fdhD gene encoding formate dehydrogenase accessory sulfurtransferase FdhD: MNAGARHLLPAGAALLPAQAWRDDVLAARAEVVPDEVPVALVYNGIAHAVMLASPADLEDFALGFTLGERIVRHPRDVYDIEIEEDDDGGIVIAMHVAAGALARLKETRRARTGRTGCGLCGVESLRRFADDTADMAPCRALATSAAATPIAPAALRRAMTELAARQHLHHATGGTHAAGWAAPDGALHCLREDVGRHNALDKLVGALARDGTSMTAGFAVVTSRASYEMVQKAARAGIGLLAAVSAPTALAIRMADLAGLTLAGFVRDDRYVLYTHPRRLAGQP; encoded by the coding sequence ATGAACGCCGGCGCGCGCCACCTGCTGCCGGCCGGTGCCGCCCTGCTGCCTGCGCAGGCCTGGCGCGACGACGTGCTGGCGGCGCGGGCGGAAGTCGTGCCGGACGAGGTGCCCGTCGCCCTCGTCTACAACGGCATCGCGCATGCCGTCATGCTGGCGTCGCCGGCCGACCTGGAGGATTTCGCGCTGGGCTTTACGTTGGGCGAACGCATCGTGCGCCATCCGCGCGACGTGTACGACATCGAGATCGAAGAAGACGACGACGGCGGCATCGTCATCGCCATGCACGTGGCGGCCGGCGCCCTGGCCCGGCTGAAGGAAACCCGGCGCGCCCGCACTGGCCGCACCGGCTGTGGCCTGTGCGGCGTCGAGAGCCTGCGCCGCTTTGCCGACGACACGGCGGACATGGCGCCATGCCGCGCCCTGGCCACGTCCGCGGCGGCGACGCCTATTGCGCCGGCGGCGCTGCGGCGGGCCATGACGGAACTGGCGGCCCGCCAGCATCTGCACCACGCCACCGGCGGCACCCACGCCGCCGGCTGGGCGGCGCCCGACGGTGCGTTACATTGCCTGCGCGAGGACGTGGGACGCCACAACGCACTGGACAAGCTGGTGGGAGCCCTGGCGCGCGACGGCACGTCGATGACGGCCGGCTTCGCGGTGGTCACGAGCCGGGCCAGCTACGAGATGGTGCAGAAGGCCGCACGCGCCGGCATCGGCCTGCTGGCTGCCGTTTCCGCGCCCACGGCGCTGGCGATACGCATGGCCGACCTGGCCGGCCTGACGCTGGCCGGTTTCGTGCGCGACGATCGCTACGTCCTGTACACGCACCCGCGGCGGCTGGCCGGCCAGCCTTGA
- a CDS encoding cyanophycin metabolism-associated ABC transporter, which translates to MITTDFPAGATRVELPELWHSEANLQLAPGENVQSALEVDLDAKLHFAKGIILLTEHRVLSRAPGATSWQSWPYRAGMVLKLHDHAGVGHLELFDAQGRLAAWRFTLGQNLHAIRMTEQFAPLLETALTGVAPVRIEEHACPTCKAPLEPDQEECPICTKVVHTPPSTWTLFRLWRFAHPYRWSLLGGFTLMLLSTGAHMIPPYLSMPLMDNVLIPYQNGQPVNTELVMLYMSGLLGAAVLAWILGWGKTYVLALVSERIGADLRTSTYEHLLRLSLEYFGGKRTGDLMSRIGSESDRICVFLSLHLLDFASDCLMIIMTGVILFSIDPWLAMVTLVPLPFIAWLIHLVRDRLRTGFEKIDRVWGEVTNVLADTIPGIRVVKAFAQESREANRFRVANKHNLAVNDKLNKVWSLFSPTVSFLTEIGLLVIYVFGIWQVSKSHITVGVLTAFLTYSSRFYGRLDSMSRIVSVTQKSASAAKRIFDILDHVSSVPEPANPVKVGKIEGNITLREVGFRYGNRAVNRGVNLEIKAGEMIGLVGHSGSGKSTLVNLICRFYDVAEGAILLDGVDIRSFAVSDYRRNIGLVLQEPFLFFGTIAENIAYGKPDATRAQIMAAARAAHAHDFILRLPQGYDSMVGERGQGLSGGERQRISIARALLIDPKILILDEATASVDSETEKEIQKALDNLVAGRTTIAIAHRLSTLQRANRLVVMDRGKVVEEGPHEELMAKEGAYFRLYEAQARNVDTDLDDNNTKRHDDN; encoded by the coding sequence ATGATAACAACCGACTTTCCCGCTGGAGCGACCCGGGTCGAACTGCCTGAACTCTGGCATTCCGAAGCGAATTTACAGCTTGCTCCAGGGGAAAACGTGCAGAGTGCGCTGGAGGTTGACCTCGATGCGAAACTTCACTTTGCGAAAGGTATCATCCTTTTGACGGAGCACCGCGTACTGTCGCGCGCGCCGGGGGCCACGAGCTGGCAATCCTGGCCGTACCGCGCCGGCATGGTGCTCAAGCTGCACGACCACGCCGGCGTCGGCCACCTGGAGTTGTTCGACGCCCAGGGCCGCCTGGCCGCATGGCGCTTCACGCTGGGCCAGAACCTGCATGCGATCCGCATGACCGAACAGTTCGCCCCCCTGCTGGAGACGGCCCTGACCGGCGTCGCCCCCGTACGCATCGAGGAACATGCCTGCCCTACCTGCAAGGCACCGCTCGAGCCCGACCAGGAAGAATGCCCGATCTGCACCAAGGTCGTGCACACGCCGCCGTCCACGTGGACGCTGTTCCGGCTGTGGCGCTTCGCCCATCCCTACCGCTGGTCCCTGCTGGGCGGCTTCACCCTGATGCTGCTGTCCACCGGCGCGCACATGATCCCGCCGTACCTGTCGATGCCGCTGATGGACAACGTGCTGATCCCGTACCAGAACGGCCAGCCCGTCAACACGGAGCTGGTCATGCTGTACATGTCGGGCCTGCTGGGCGCCGCCGTGCTGGCCTGGATCCTGGGCTGGGGCAAGACCTACGTGCTGGCCCTCGTGTCGGAACGCATCGGCGCGGACCTGCGCACCAGCACCTACGAGCACCTGCTGCGCCTGTCGCTCGAATACTTCGGCGGCAAGCGCACGGGCGACCTGATGTCGCGTATCGGCAGCGAAAGCGACCGCATCTGCGTGTTCCTGTCGCTGCACCTGCTGGACTTCGCTTCCGACTGCCTGATGATCATCATGACGGGCGTGATCCTATTCTCGATCGACCCATGGCTGGCCATGGTCACGCTGGTGCCGCTGCCGTTCATCGCCTGGCTGATCCACCTGGTGCGCGACAGGCTGCGCACGGGCTTCGAGAAGATCGACCGGGTGTGGGGCGAAGTGACGAACGTGCTGGCCGACACCATCCCCGGCATCCGCGTCGTCAAGGCGTTCGCGCAGGAGTCGCGCGAAGCGAACCGCTTCCGCGTGGCGAACAAGCACAACCTGGCCGTCAACGACAAGCTCAACAAGGTGTGGTCGCTGTTCTCGCCCACCGTGTCCTTCCTGACGGAGATCGGCCTGCTGGTCATCTACGTGTTCGGCATCTGGCAGGTGTCGAAGTCGCACATCACGGTGGGCGTGCTGACGGCCTTCCTGACCTACTCCAGCCGCTTCTACGGCCGCCTGGATTCGATGAGCCGGATCGTCTCGGTGACGCAGAAATCGGCGTCCGCGGCGAAGCGCATCTTCGACATCCTGGACCACGTCTCGTCCGTGCCGGAACCGGCCAACCCCGTCAAGGTGGGCAAGATCGAAGGCAACATCACGTTGCGCGAAGTGGGCTTCCGCTATGGCAACCGCGCCGTCAACCGGGGCGTCAACCTGGAGATCAAGGCGGGCGAGATGATCGGCCTGGTGGGCCACAGCGGCTCGGGCAAGTCGACGCTGGTGAACCTGATCTGCCGTTTCTATGACGTGGCCGAAGGCGCGATCCTGCTGGACGGCGTCGACATCCGCTCGTTTGCCGTGTCGGACTACCGCCGCAATATCGGCCTGGTGCTGCAGGAGCCGTTCCTGTTCTTCGGCACGATCGCCGAGAACATCGCCTACGGCAAGCCGGACGCGACGCGCGCGCAGATCATGGCCGCGGCCCGCGCCGCCCATGCGCACGACTTCATCCTGCGCCTGCCGCAGGGCTACGATTCGATGGTGGGCGAACGGGGCCAGGGCCTGTCCGGCGGCGAACGCCAGCGCATCTCGATCGCCCGCGCCCTGCTGATCGATCCGAAGATCCTGATCCTGGACGAAGCGACGGCTTCCGTCGACTCGGAAACGGAAAAGGAGATCCAGAAGGCGCTGGACAACCTGGTGGCCGGCCGCACGACGATCGCCATCGCGCACCGCCTGTCCACCCTGCAGCGCGCCAACCGCCTGGTCGTGATGGACCGCGGCAAGGTGGTCGAGGAAGGCCCGCACGAAGAGCTGATGGCCAAGGAAGGCGCGTATTTCCGCCTGTACGAGGCGCAGGCCCGCAACGTCGATACCGACCTGGACGACAACAACACGAAACGCCATGACGACAATTGA
- a CDS encoding FdhF/YdeP family oxidoreductase translates to MSERLKIEHPTMPAGGWGSVGEVTHILLDQHVPLKDARLLTHQNKPDGFACVSCAWAKPANPHPFEFCESGAKATAWETTSKAIGADFFERHTVTELESWSDHALEDLGRLTVPLRWDAATDKYRPVGWDTAFAEIGAALRTCQRDQVVFYSSGRASLETSYMYQLLARLYGNNNLPDSSNMCHESTSVGLQKTIGVAVGTVTLDDFAHTDCIFFFGQNVGVNSPRMLHQLQEARRRGVPIITFNPLRERGLVSFTNPQSPLEMLTGAETAISTQYHQLKAGGDTAALMGLCKAILALDNAALAAGSQRVLDLPFLGEHTHGFEDFAASVRACAWPDIERESGLTQAALEQAAAVYCRASAVMAVYGMGVTQHRNGVQNVTMLVNLLLLRGNLGKPGAGICPVRGHSNVQGQRTVGITEKPELAPLDKLRELYGFEPPRAKGMNTVEACEGIVAGRVQAFIGLGGNFVRAVPETALMEAAWRQLPLTVQVSTKLNRNHVIHGKASYILPCLGRIEIDRQASGPQAVTVEDSTACMHGSRGMAVPVADTLMSEPAIVAGIAKATLAPNPRVDWDGWVADYAAVRAAIAATYPAIFHDFETRMWRPGGFRKPLAAAQRIWHTDSGKATFTVPDELPGDPDTARAMPGALTLFTVRSDGQFNTTIYSLDDRFRGVRGSRMVLFMAAADMARHALAEGDVVTLRTASDDGIARQVDGLTVVRYDIPEGCVAGYFPELNPLIPLWHHARESKVPAAKSIDVLVECAGRITGRAA, encoded by the coding sequence ATGAGCGAGCGATTGAAGATCGAACATCCCACCATGCCGGCCGGCGGCTGGGGTTCGGTCGGCGAAGTCACCCATATCCTGCTGGACCAGCACGTGCCGCTGAAGGATGCCCGGCTGCTGACGCACCAGAACAAGCCGGACGGCTTTGCCTGCGTCAGCTGTGCCTGGGCCAAGCCGGCCAATCCCCACCCGTTCGAGTTCTGCGAAAGCGGCGCCAAGGCAACCGCGTGGGAGACCACCAGCAAGGCGATCGGCGCCGATTTCTTCGAGCGCCATACGGTGACGGAACTGGAAAGCTGGAGCGATCACGCACTGGAAGACCTGGGCCGCCTGACCGTGCCGCTGCGCTGGGACGCGGCCACCGACAAATACCGCCCTGTCGGCTGGGACACGGCCTTTGCCGAGATCGGCGCCGCGCTGCGCACCTGCCAGCGCGACCAGGTCGTGTTCTACAGTTCCGGCCGGGCTTCGCTGGAAACCTCGTACATGTACCAGCTGCTGGCGCGCCTGTACGGCAACAACAACCTGCCCGACAGCTCGAACATGTGCCACGAGAGCACCTCTGTCGGGCTGCAGAAGACCATCGGCGTGGCCGTCGGCACCGTCACGCTGGACGATTTCGCCCACACCGACTGCATCTTCTTCTTCGGCCAGAACGTGGGCGTGAACAGCCCGCGCATGCTGCACCAGTTGCAGGAAGCACGCCGGCGCGGCGTGCCCATCATCACGTTCAACCCGTTGCGCGAGCGGGGCCTGGTCAGCTTCACCAATCCGCAGTCGCCGCTGGAAATGCTGACGGGGGCGGAAACGGCCATCAGCACGCAATACCACCAGTTGAAGGCCGGCGGCGACACGGCCGCGCTGATGGGCCTGTGCAAGGCCATCCTGGCGCTGGACAACGCGGCACTGGCCGCCGGCAGCCAGCGCGTGCTGGACCTGCCGTTCCTGGGCGAGCACACGCACGGCTTCGAAGACTTCGCAGCCTCCGTGCGGGCCTGCGCGTGGCCGGACATCGAACGCGAGTCGGGGCTGACGCAGGCCGCGCTGGAACAGGCGGCTGCCGTGTACTGCCGCGCCAGCGCCGTGATGGCGGTGTACGGCATGGGTGTCACGCAGCACCGCAATGGCGTCCAGAACGTGACCATGCTCGTCAACCTGCTGCTGTTGCGGGGGAACCTGGGCAAGCCGGGCGCCGGCATCTGTCCCGTGCGCGGGCACTCCAACGTGCAGGGCCAGCGCACCGTCGGCATCACGGAAAAGCCCGAACTGGCCCCGCTCGACAAGCTGCGTGAGCTGTACGGCTTCGAGCCGCCGCGCGCGAAAGGCATGAACACGGTGGAAGCCTGCGAGGGCATCGTCGCCGGCCGGGTGCAGGCCTTCATCGGCCTGGGGGGCAACTTCGTGCGCGCCGTGCCGGAGACGGCACTGATGGAGGCGGCCTGGCGCCAGTTGCCGCTGACGGTACAGGTCTCGACCAAGCTCAATCGCAACCACGTCATCCACGGCAAGGCCTCCTACATCCTGCCCTGCCTGGGCCGGATCGAGATCGACCGCCAGGCCAGCGGCCCGCAGGCCGTGACGGTCGAGGACAGCACGGCCTGCATGCATGGCTCGCGCGGGATGGCCGTACCGGTGGCGGACACGCTGATGTCCGAGCCCGCCATCGTGGCCGGCATCGCCAAGGCCACGCTGGCGCCCAACCCGCGGGTGGACTGGGACGGCTGGGTCGCCGACTACGCCGCCGTCAGGGCCGCGATCGCCGCGACGTATCCGGCCATCTTCCATGACTTCGAGACGCGCATGTGGCGCCCCGGCGGCTTTCGCAAGCCGCTGGCGGCGGCCCAGCGCATCTGGCATACCGACAGCGGCAAGGCCACCTTCACGGTACCGGACGAGCTGCCGGGGGACCCGGACACGGCGCGCGCCATGCCTGGCGCGCTGACCCTGTTCACCGTGCGCAGCGACGGCCAGTTCAACACGACGATCTACAGCCTGGACGATCGCTTCCGCGGCGTGCGCGGCAGCCGCATGGTGCTGTTCATGGCGGCCGCCGACATGGCCCGCCATGCGCTGGCCGAGGGCGACGTCGTCACCTTGCGCACCGCCAGCGACGACGGCATCGCGCGCCAGGTGGACGGCCTGACGGTGGTGCGCTACGACATTCCCGAAGGCTGCGTGGCCGGCTACTTCCCCGAACTGAATCCGCTGATCCCGCTGTGGCACCATGCCAGGGAAAGCAAGGTGCCGGCGGCGAAATCGATCGACGTGCTGGTGGAATGCGCCGGGCGCATCACCGGGAGGGCGGCATGA
- the cphA gene encoding cyanophycin synthetase, whose protein sequence is MEVIRTRALRGPNLWSHHTAIEAIVSCTPEELAVDKLSGFEVRLRARFPRIGQFQPHGHADAVPMAHVLELTALALQAEAGCPVTFSRTTATVEQGIYQSVVEYTEEEVGLRAVELAEQLINAAVADQPFDLTAALTELRDLDEDVRLGPSTGAIVQAAVARRIPYRRMTSGSMVAFGWGSKQRRIQAAEIDATSAIAESIAQDKELTKKLLDAAGVPVPVGRSVTSAEDAWAAALEIGLPVVIKPKDGNQGKGVTVNVTTEEATHAAYHTAREFRDDILVERFLAGHDFRLLVIGSKLVAAARRDPPHVVGDGKHSVRELVDIVNADPRRGSGHATSLTKIRFDDIALARLKMQDLDADSVPAQGQRVILRNNANLSTGGSATDVTDDVHPEVAARAVEAAQMIGLDICGVDVVVDSVLRPIEEQNGGVVEVNAAPGLRMHLSPSYGKGRPIGEAIIGTLFEDGEDGRIPVIAVTGTNGKTTTVRLIAHLVASSGLRVGMTNTDGVYVNGRQIDSGDCSGPKSARNVLQHPDVDAAVFETARGGILREGLAFDRCKVAVVTNIGAGDHLGLNYITTVEDLAVLKRVIVQNVDDNGMAVLNATDPIVAAMAATCRGKVTFFGADRYHPVVATHIAQGRRTVYVDKGDLVAVEGKFMERIALADVPITRGGQIGFQVENAMAAVAAAWGAGIDWAAIRLGLKTFTTDSHNAPGRFNVFDYRGATVIADYGHNPDAMLALVQAVEAMPAKRRSVVISGAGDRRDEDIRQQTEILGKAFDEVVLYQDQCQRGRADGEVIALLREGLRGASRTSQVDEINGEFIAIDTALERLREGDLCLILVDQVEESLAHIAGRIAQG, encoded by the coding sequence ATGGAAGTCATCCGCACCCGCGCACTGCGCGGCCCGAACCTTTGGAGCCACCACACGGCGATCGAAGCGATCGTCTCCTGCACGCCGGAAGAACTGGCGGTCGACAAGCTGTCCGGCTTCGAAGTGCGCCTGCGCGCCCGCTTCCCCCGCATCGGCCAGTTTCAGCCGCATGGCCACGCGGACGCCGTGCCGATGGCGCACGTGCTGGAACTGACCGCGCTGGCCCTGCAGGCCGAGGCGGGTTGCCCCGTCACCTTCAGCCGCACCACGGCCACGGTGGAGCAGGGCATCTACCAGTCGGTGGTGGAATACACCGAAGAGGAAGTGGGCCTGCGCGCCGTGGAACTGGCCGAGCAGCTGATCAATGCGGCCGTGGCCGACCAGCCGTTCGACCTGACGGCCGCGTTGACGGAACTGCGCGACCTGGACGAGGACGTGCGCCTGGGCCCCAGCACGGGCGCCATCGTGCAGGCCGCCGTCGCCCGCCGGATCCCGTACCGCCGCATGACGTCCGGCTCGATGGTGGCCTTCGGCTGGGGCAGCAAGCAGCGCCGCATCCAGGCCGCCGAGATCGACGCCACCAGCGCGATTGCCGAATCGATCGCGCAGGACAAGGAACTGACGAAGAAGTTGCTGGACGCGGCCGGCGTGCCGGTCCCGGTGGGCCGCTCCGTCACCAGCGCGGAAGACGCGTGGGCGGCGGCGCTGGAAATCGGCCTGCCCGTCGTCATCAAGCCGAAGGACGGCAACCAGGGCAAGGGCGTTACCGTCAACGTGACGACGGAAGAGGCGACCCACGCGGCCTACCACACCGCGCGCGAGTTCCGCGACGACATCCTGGTGGAGCGCTTCCTGGCCGGCCATGACTTCCGCCTGCTCGTCATCGGCAGCAAGCTGGTGGCCGCCGCGCGGCGCGACCCGCCGCACGTGGTCGGCGACGGCAAGCACTCGGTGCGCGAGCTGGTCGACATCGTCAACGCCGACCCGCGCCGCGGCAGCGGCCACGCGACGTCGCTGACGAAAATCCGTTTCGACGACATCGCGCTGGCACGCCTGAAGATGCAGGACCTGGACGCGGACTCGGTGCCGGCCCAGGGCCAGCGCGTCATCCTGCGCAACAACGCCAACCTGTCCACCGGCGGCAGCGCCACCGACGTGACGGACGACGTCCATCCGGAAGTGGCCGCGCGGGCGGTGGAAGCGGCGCAGATGATCGGCCTGGATATCTGCGGCGTCGACGTGGTCGTGGACAGCGTGCTGCGCCCGATCGAGGAACAGAACGGCGGCGTGGTCGAAGTCAACGCGGCGCCTGGCCTGCGCATGCACCTGTCGCCGTCCTATGGCAAGGGCCGCCCGATCGGCGAGGCCATCATCGGCACGCTGTTCGAGGATGGCGAGGACGGCCGCATTCCCGTCATCGCCGTCACGGGCACCAACGGCAAGACGACGACGGTGCGCCTGATCGCGCACCTGGTGGCATCCTCCGGCCTGCGGGTGGGCATGACCAATACGGACGGCGTCTACGTCAACGGGCGCCAGATCGACAGCGGCGACTGCTCGGGTCCGAAGAGCGCGCGCAACGTGCTGCAGCATCCCGACGTGGACGCGGCGGTGTTCGAGACGGCGCGCGGCGGCATCCTGCGCGAGGGCCTGGCGTTCGACCGCTGCAAGGTGGCGGTGGTCACCAATATCGGCGCGGGCGACCACCTGGGCCTGAACTACATCACGACCGTCGAGGACCTGGCGGTGCTGAAACGCGTGATCGTGCAGAACGTCGACGACAATGGCATGGCCGTGCTGAACGCGACCGACCCGATCGTGGCGGCGATGGCGGCCACGTGCCGCGGCAAGGTGACCTTCTTCGGCGCCGACCGCTATCACCCGGTGGTGGCCACGCACATCGCCCAGGGCCGCCGCACGGTCTACGTCGACAAGGGCGACCTCGTGGCCGTCGAGGGCAAGTTCATGGAGCGCATCGCGCTGGCGGACGTGCCCATCACGCGCGGCGGCCAGATCGGCTTCCAGGTCGAGAATGCGATGGCGGCCGTGGCGGCCGCGTGGGGCGCGGGCATCGACTGGGCGGCGATCCGCCTGGGCCTGAAGACGTTCACCACCGACAGCCACAACGCGCCCGGTCGCTTCAACGTGTTCGACTATCGCGGTGCCACCGTGATCGCCGACTACGGCCACAATCCGGATGCGATGCTGGCCCTGGTGCAGGCGGTGGAGGCGATGCCGGCCAAGCGCCGCTCGGTCGTCATCAGCGGCGCCGGCGACCGCCGCGACGAGGACATCCGCCAGCAGACGGAAATCCTCGGCAAGGCGTTCGACGAAGTCGTGCTGTACCAGGACCAGTGCCAGCGCGGCCGCGCCGACGGCGAAGTGATCGCGCTGCTGCGCGAAGGCCTGCGCGGCGCCAGCCGCACCAGCCAGGTCGACGAGATCAACGGCGAGTTCATCGCCATCGACACGGCACTGGAGCGGCTGCGGGAAGGGGATCTGTGCCTGATCCTGGTCGACCAGGTGGAGGAGTCGCTGGCGCATATCGCCGGGCGCATCGCGCAGGGCTGA
- a CDS encoding cyanophycin metabolism-associated DUF1854 family protein, whose amino-acid sequence MTTIDFQLERDAFGRLNLTDAAGTVHHHVAPVRAFPVQAPDEGLALVNSDGKEVAWVERLEDLPAPVAALVREELAGREFMPEIARIVDVTSFATPCTWTVETNRGRTDFVLRGEEDIRRIGATSLLVSDTHGIHFLIRDQYGLDKHSKKILDRFL is encoded by the coding sequence ATGACGACAATTGATTTTCAGCTGGAACGCGATGCCTTCGGGCGCCTGAACCTGACGGATGCCGCCGGCACCGTCCATCACCACGTGGCGCCGGTGCGCGCGTTTCCCGTGCAGGCCCCGGACGAGGGCCTTGCCCTCGTCAATTCGGACGGCAAGGAAGTGGCGTGGGTCGAGCGCCTGGAGGACCTGCCGGCGCCGGTCGCGGCGCTGGTGCGCGAGGAGCTGGCGGGACGGGAATTCATGCCGGAGATCGCGCGCATCGTCGACGTGACGAGCTTTGCCACGCCGTGCACGTGGACCGTCGAGACCAATCGCGGCCGGACCGACTTCGTGCTGCGGGGAGAGGAAGACATCCGCCGGATCGGCGCGACGTCGCTGCTGGTGTCGGATACCCATGGCATCCATTTCCTGATCCGCGACCAGTACGGCCTGGACAAGCACAGCAAGAAGATCCTGGACCGGTTCCTTTAA